The region ATAAAACCCCTGCGATTCAACGAAAAGTCTATGAAGTGTTAGAACAGGTAGGCTTAGCACACAAACATGATCAGTACCCCGATTTCGTTTCAGGCGGAGAGCAGCAAAGAACTGCGATTGCTCGAGCTATCGTTCATCAACCAGGTGTTTTAATCGCCGATGAACCGACAGGAAACCTAGATCCCAAATTGAGTGAAGAAATCATGGATTTGTTGGAAAGAGTTTGTTCTCAAGGAACCACAGTTTTTGTCGCAACACATGACCACGAGATGGTTAAACGCCGTCATAAAAGAACCTTAGAACTTAAAGAGGGCATGATTGTGGGAGACACTAAATAATGCCTCCACAAAAGAACTTTGCTCTAAAATTTTCAACTTTGATTGTAGTGACTGCGTGTTTCGTCGTGATGGCAACATCGTTACTTATCTCAAAAAACTTTAGAAACATACTGACCCATTGGGGCGAAGACGTTCAACTGACAGTTTATCTGTCGTCAGATATTTCTGCCCAAGGCCGTGATGAGCTTGAAAAGTTCTTTAAAGGTCATAAAGATATCGGAACTTTTAATCTGATTACTCAGGATAAAGCCTTGAATGATTTCAGAGCTCAGTTGGCAAGCTATGCTCCGGATATCAGTCAGGACGAAGAGCTTTTAAAAATGATTCCATCCAGTTATCAGGTAAAACTTAAAACGGATATTGCCACGGATGCTCAAAGCCAAGTTTTGCAATCCATTGCAGCTGATCTGAAAGGTCGCTCGGGAATTGACGATGTTAGTTTCGGTCAAGACTGGGTGGAAAAGTATGGAGCGTTTGTTTCGGCAATCAACCTGGCTTTAAATCTTGTGGGATTGATCGTGCTTTGTGCATCCTTGTTTGTGATGTCCAACGCGATTCGTGCCTCTGTGCAAGTTCATCGCGATGAAATAGTCGTGATGGAAATGATCGGAGCCACGGCCGCGATGATCAGAAAACCTTTTCTTAAGGAAGGGGCTTTTTTGGGTTTCGCGGCGTCGACATTAGCCATCGGCATTTCTTTTGGAATGTATGTTGTGGGTAAAAGTATCGTCAATACTCGTCTGAGCTTTTTAAGACTTAATGAACAAATGAGTTTTATCTCTCCATGGACTGTCGCCGCTATCGTTATTGGTGGCACTTTATTGGGGGCGTTGGGTTCTTACCTGTGTGTTCGCCGAATCAACGATGGCTATGCAGCTGCGCAAAGGGTTTAGCACTTGAAATGGTCAATGGCCCTTGGGGCTTTTACTTTAATGTTTAATTTTTCTGCGGCACAGGCGGCAACTCCTGATGCAACACCTGCAGAACAAGTCCAAGCATTGACCAAAGACCTTGAGGTTGCGAAACAAAAAGTAGCGCGCGCTGAAGTAAAGCAGCGCCAAGTTCTTTCGGGGCTGTACGAAATTAACAAAAAAATTAAGAAAACAGTCACTGAGCGGGGCTCTTTAGCCCAACAACGAGAATTGCTTGAAGTGAATATTAAAAATCTGACTGACAAAGTGGATGAGCTTGAAGGGAAAGCGAAAGCTCAGCGTGCACAATTGGCAGAACGTTTAAAAGCTATCTATAAATTGGGTGGTCAACCTCTGGCAAGGTTCATACTGAATGCCGACAGTTCTGTCTCCTTGGACCGAAATTTAAAGATTTTAGGTATCGTTGCTCAACGTGATTTGGAGTTGATTAAAGGGTACAGGCACGACGTCCAGGACCTTCAATATAAAAGAAAAGCCTTGGCTCAACGCTTGGAAAATATGAAAGCGGTCGAGCAAGGTATCACGCTTCAAGAAAAGAAACTTATAGCGGAACAAAACCTTAAGAATAAACTTTTGAATGGCATTCGCAAAAGCAAGATGTTTGCCGAAAATAAAATCAATGATTTGAAACAAAAGTCAGCTGATTACAACGTGGAAGACGCCGGTGTGTTTGATACCCTTTTCAAAGCGTCTTTTTTGGATTCAAAAGGTGAGCTTCCAAGACCTCTTGCTGGAGTCGTAACGCAAAAATTTGGACTTATGAAAGGTAAGGATCACCCTTACACTCTTACCAGCAAGGGCATTTTTATTTCTGCAGCAAAGGGAAGTCCTGTAAAAACAGTTTTCGACGGAAAAGTCGCTTATGTTGGTGAACTTCCTGGATTCGGTAATACAGTTATTGTCGATCACGGTGATCACTATTACTCTGTCTATTCCCACGCGAGTGAAATTAAAGTAATTGCCGGAGATGAAGTAACTCAATCTCAGGTTGTTGCGATGGCTGGGGATGCTTCCGCAGATAATCCTGCCGGCTTGTATTTTGAAATTAGACATTTTTCTGAACCATACGACCCGCAACAGTGGATGAAAGGACTCTAACCACATGCAATCTATCAAACGCTACTGGAAAACGTACATTCTCGGGGGCATTTTGCTTCTGGTCCTTTTCGTCATGGCTGAAACGGGTTTCCAAGTCCGTGCATTCGCTCAAGAACGCTATTCAGAACTTCAAAACTTCAGTAAAGTTTTGAACCTGATTCAGCAATACTATGTTGAAGAGGCGGACACTAAAAAATTAGTTTACGGTGCGATCAAAGGGATGTTGCGTGAACTCGATCCTCACACGAATTTCATGCCACCAGAAATCTTCAAAGATTTTGAAACTGAAACAAGTGGTGAGTTCGGCGGTCTTGGTATCGAGATCTCAAATCAGAATGGTATTCTGACAATCATTTCCCCGATCGAAGATGCTCCAGCTTGGGTAGCGGGTATCAAAGCCGGTGATAAAGTTATCGCGATCGATGGTAACAGCACTAAGGGTATGAGTTTGGTTGAAGCTTCACAATTCATGCGCGGTAAAAAAGGCACTAAAATCGTTTTGCGTGTTGTTCGTGAGAACGAAGAAAAGCCTCGTGATATTGCAATCACTCGTGGTGTTGTAAAAATCAAATCAGTTAAATACACAGATATGGGCGATGGTTTTGCGTACATCCGTATCACAAGCTTTATCGAAAACACGGGTAAAGATCTTGAAACTGCAATTGCGAATCACATGAAAGCTAATAAAGGCCAAATCAATGGTTTGCTAATGGATTTGCGCAGAAATCCAGGTGGTTTATTGGATCAAGCGGTGAAAGTCAGCGACATGTTCCTGAAAGAGGGCGTGATTGTAAGTACAATTGGTCGCAACAAAGCTGAAAAAGAAGTGGCGATGGCTACTAAAAAAGGCAAATATCAAAATGTTCCCGTTGTGATCTTGGTGAATGAATATACTGCCAGCGCCAGCGAGATCGTCTCCGGTGCTCTTCAAGATAACAAGCGCGCCTTGATCGTAGGTCAACGTACGTTCGGTAAAGGTTCGGTTCAATCCGTTATCAAACTAGGCGATGGCTCTGGTTTGAAACTGACCGTCGCTCGCTACTACACTCCAAGTGGTGTTTCCATCCAAGCGGAAGGTATTCACCCTGACGTTGAAATTGAAGACATCGATCCAGAGGTTTTTGCGAAGTCCATGTCTAAGCAAACCCAGTCCACTCGTGAAGGCGATATCGCTGGTCACTTGAAGGGCGATAAAGAAAAAGCGGCCGAAAAGCTTGATGTCAAAAAGGGAGCTGAAGAGGGCGCACTTGCTTGGTGGAAAGACGTGGGGTCGAAAAAAGACGAAAAGCTATCGCCTCGCGACAATATCTTGAAGAAAGATTACCAAGCATATCAAGCATTTAGCTATCTTAAGGCGTGGAACACCATGAAGGGTTTGACGCGCTAGTTATTGATTCCAAAAAATAGGGGCCTTACTCTACTGCAACTTTAGCAGGCGGAGGGGCCTATTGTTTAAGAATATACTCACATTATTATGCGCAAGCGTAGCGGGAATCTGTGTGGCACATGCCGCAGATTCTGTGGGTTTTTCCTCAGGCACCCAGTTCAAAGCAACTCCCATTGAAGGCCAAGTCGTAGTTACATGCGAAGGATTTAATGGCGGGGGAGCAGCCACTTTCACATGTCGTGATGTCGTTTTAGATCCTGTTTCCTATGATTACTTTGTGGGCCCACGTGACGCTCGCGCCGTTCGCTATGAACTTCGCAACGTTCGTGAAGACGGTTCCGTGCGTTCAAAAGACGACGATTACGACGGCTCCCGCGGACGCAGCGGTTCTGCCATCAACTTGTGGATTTCAACTCTGTTTCAAAAGCCGTTATTGGCAGCCGGAAAAAATAAAATCAGCTACGCCATCTACGGCCAAAACAACCGCGAACCTTTAAGTGAAGGCGAAGTAACGATCAACGTCGCTCGCAGCACATCTCGCACGTGTCCAACAACTCACTACAACTCAGCCGACGTAAACGACTGCAACAGCCAGTACTCTGTTTGTCAACGCTACTTCCAACAATTCAACAACTGTAGATAACAAATAACTGCCGCTAATGCCGCTAAAAGGTACGGACACACTTTGTCCATACGTCCTTTTGCTTATCACCATGATTAGTACTGAAAACTAAAGAATGCTTTAGGGTAAGCGCTATTTCTTTTATCATTTTTCTCTCGGGGAGAATTGTTATGAGAAAAGTATTTCTGCTTTCGCTACTTGTTTTATCTGCGTGTGCTTCTCAACCACCTAAGACTGAAGAGGCTTCGCAACCGGTTCCCTCGAAAGGATTCGATGCAGAGCTGACCAAGTTCGATTATCCATTTCCGGTTTCATTCTATTCATTCCGTGCGCAAAACCAAGATTTGAAAATGGCTTACATGGATGTGGCGCCTGATAAGGGTTCTGACAAAGTGATCGTGCTTTTGCACGGTAAAAACTTTTCGGGTTACTATTTCGAAGACATGGCCAAGATTCTTGTTGGAAAAGGTTATCGCGTGATCATGATTGATCAAATTGGTTTCGGTAAATCGACGAAGCCCGCCCTCTTTCAATACTCACTTCACGGGTTGGCGTCCTACGCAAAAATGCTCTTGGATAATTTGAAAATCACTAAGTTCCAATTGGTGGGGCACTCAATGGGAGGCATGCTGGCCGCTCGATACGCATTGATGTATCCTGAAAACGTCACAAAGCTTTTCATGATTGATCCGTTGGGCCTTGAGGATTGGAAAACTTTGACGACTTATAAAAGCGTTGATCAGCTTTACGATCAGGAGCTTTCAAACAATATAGATAAAGTTAAAAAGTATCAGCTTGAGTACTATTACGACGGCAAATGGAAACCAGAATACGACAAGTACTTGGTGCCTGCCCAAGGTTGGTTCGAAGGCCCAGACAGTCAGCGTTTAGCCTTCACATCGGCTCTGACATCCGAGGCGATCTTTACTCAGCCTGTGTACTATGAATTCAAGAATCTAAAAATGCCAACGGTGCTTGTGATCGGAACCAAAGACAAAACAGCTATTGGTAAGGCCTGGGCCCCTGAAGAGAACAAAATGAAAATGGGCAACTACCCTAAGATGGCCAAAGACGTCATCAGCAAAATCAAAAAAGGAAAGCTGATTCAACTCGAAGGAATGGGTCACACCCCGTTCATCGAAAACCCAGAAAAATTCTGGAAAGCCCTCACTCCACACCTCTAAAGGTACGGACACACTTTGTCCAAAGAGCCGCCGGCCTGGCAAAGGTGGACGGCTACGTCCTTCTCAATCGTTCTGCAATTTTGAATTCTGTTCTTTTAAGGGCTCTATTGATCGCAAGATATCTTTCGGCTTCGAAGCTCATATTCAACCAGTCGAATCGATTCTCTGGCATCTCCGCGAACCATTCGTTCTCCTTTAGGAGAGCGATGCTTTTAGCTGTGAAGGTGGAGTAAGGATATTCCTCCGCCTTACTGCAGATGCCAGCCGTAATTGGATTTCTGATCACATATTTATAAATCAAAGAGAATTGCTGGGGATCTCGAATGAGTGAGCCTTTGTAAGGACCGCCGAAAACATGATTAATTCTTTGCGCCCGAGAGTTGATTATTTTGCTGGTCGTCTTTTGAAAGTAGTTCATCGCCTCGCCCAAATTCGCATTATCAGAGCATTGGCAAATCAGGTGATAGTGATTGTTCATCAAAACGAATGCATAAACACCAAGGCCATATTTATAAGTGGTGTCTTTAAGAGTATGACTAAAAATATCCCAACAGGTCGAGATGGGAAGATAAAACCAATCCTTATTATTTGATCTAGCCATCACGTGATAGGGGTGTTCGTTCGTATAGAGTATTTTCTTTCTCGCCATGATGGATTGTGCTGCGAGAGTTACGCCAGGAAGGTATTGAGTAAAACAGCGAGCTTGGACAAAGTGTGTCCGTACCACGAAAAAAGGCCCCCTTGCGGGAGCCTTTTGAATGGACAAAGTGTGTCCGTACCTAGTTTTGTTCGTCTTTGAATGTGCCGGCTGGAACTTCTTTTACTTTGATTGTTTTGTTCAAGAAGTTGATCACTTTTTCTTCAGTGATTTGGTAGCTCAAGCGGCTTGCTTGGTCAGGACGGCCATAGAATTCTTTGATACGAGAAACTTCGATACCAGTTTGTTTTGCGTATTCTTCGAATTTCGCATCAACGTCTTCTTTTTTCGCGAATAGATCATGTTTTTTCGCAATAGCATCAACCAAGAAAGATGATTGGATCATCTCAGTCGCTGTTGCTGTGAAATCTGCATCCCATTTTTGAACGTAAGAACCGAAGTCAGCTTCGCCCATGCCTTGATCAGCCATGCGCTTTTTGAAGTCTTCAACCAATGAAGCTTTTTGCTCTTTCAACAAAGAAGGAGGAACTTCAACTGGATTTTCTTTAAC is a window of Bdellovibrio sp. SKB1291214 DNA encoding:
- the ftsE gene encoding cell division ATP-binding protein FtsE, whose translation is MIEFSHVYKTYPGPVHALKNVDLKIDKGEFVFLTGPSGAGKTTLFKMISAYDLATSGEVNVAGYDLGEIRNGQIPFFRRKIGVIFQDFKLLKDRTLYENIALPLQIRGDKTPAIQRKVYEVLEQVGLAHKHDQYPDFVSGGEQQRTAIARAIVHQPGVLIADEPTGNLDPKLSEEIMDLLERVCSQGTTVFVATHDHEMVKRRHKRTLELKEGMIVGDTK
- a CDS encoding cell division protein FtsX, translating into MPPQKNFALKFSTLIVVTACFVVMATSLLISKNFRNILTHWGEDVQLTVYLSSDISAQGRDELEKFFKGHKDIGTFNLITQDKALNDFRAQLASYAPDISQDEELLKMIPSSYQVKLKTDIATDAQSQVLQSIAADLKGRSGIDDVSFGQDWVEKYGAFVSAINLALNLVGLIVLCASLFVMSNAIRASVQVHRDEIVVMEMIGATAAMIRKPFLKEGAFLGFAASTLAIGISFGMYVVGKSIVNTRLSFLRLNEQMSFISPWTVAAIVIGGTLLGALGSYLCVRRINDGYAAAQRV
- a CDS encoding murein hydrolase activator EnvC family protein is translated as MFNFSAAQAATPDATPAEQVQALTKDLEVAKQKVARAEVKQRQVLSGLYEINKKIKKTVTERGSLAQQRELLEVNIKNLTDKVDELEGKAKAQRAQLAERLKAIYKLGGQPLARFILNADSSVSLDRNLKILGIVAQRDLELIKGYRHDVQDLQYKRKALAQRLENMKAVEQGITLQEKKLIAEQNLKNKLLNGIRKSKMFAENKINDLKQKSADYNVEDAGVFDTLFKASFLDSKGELPRPLAGVVTQKFGLMKGKDHPYTLTSKGIFISAAKGSPVKTVFDGKVAYVGELPGFGNTVIVDHGDHYYSVYSHASEIKVIAGDEVTQSQVVAMAGDASADNPAGLYFEIRHFSEPYDPQQWMKGL
- a CDS encoding S41 family peptidase, which encodes MQSIKRYWKTYILGGILLLVLFVMAETGFQVRAFAQERYSELQNFSKVLNLIQQYYVEEADTKKLVYGAIKGMLRELDPHTNFMPPEIFKDFETETSGEFGGLGIEISNQNGILTIISPIEDAPAWVAGIKAGDKVIAIDGNSTKGMSLVEASQFMRGKKGTKIVLRVVRENEEKPRDIAITRGVVKIKSVKYTDMGDGFAYIRITSFIENTGKDLETAIANHMKANKGQINGLLMDLRRNPGGLLDQAVKVSDMFLKEGVIVSTIGRNKAEKEVAMATKKGKYQNVPVVILVNEYTASASEIVSGALQDNKRALIVGQRTFGKGSVQSVIKLGDGSGLKLTVARYYTPSGVSIQAEGIHPDVEIEDIDPEVFAKSMSKQTQSTREGDIAGHLKGDKEKAAEKLDVKKGAEEGALAWWKDVGSKKDEKLSPRDNILKKDYQAYQAFSYLKAWNTMKGLTR
- a CDS encoding alpha/beta fold hydrolase, with the translated sequence MRKVFLLSLLVLSACASQPPKTEEASQPVPSKGFDAELTKFDYPFPVSFYSFRAQNQDLKMAYMDVAPDKGSDKVIVLLHGKNFSGYYFEDMAKILVGKGYRVIMIDQIGFGKSTKPALFQYSLHGLASYAKMLLDNLKITKFQLVGHSMGGMLAARYALMYPENVTKLFMIDPLGLEDWKTLTTYKSVDQLYDQELSNNIDKVKKYQLEYYYDGKWKPEYDKYLVPAQGWFEGPDSQRLAFTSALTSEAIFTQPVYYEFKNLKMPTVLVIGTKDKTAIGKAWAPEENKMKMGNYPKMAKDVISKIKKGKLIQLEGMGHTPFIENPEKFWKALTPHL
- a CDS encoding transposase, translated to MARKKILYTNEHPYHVMARSNNKDWFYLPISTCWDIFSHTLKDTTYKYGLGVYAFVLMNNHYHLICQCSDNANLGEAMNYFQKTTSKIINSRAQRINHVFGGPYKGSLIRDPQQFSLIYKYVIRNPITAGICSKAEEYPYSTFTAKSIALLKENEWFAEMPENRFDWLNMSFEAERYLAINRALKRTEFKIAERLRRT